One window of Labilithrix sp. genomic DNA carries:
- a CDS encoding cobalamin B12-binding domain-containing protein, producing MSTETRKVRILVAKPGLDGHDRGAKVVARALRDAGFEVIYTGLHQTPEMIANAAVQEDVDGVGLSIMSGAHNTLFPAVIEALKAKGAEDVVVFGGGIIPEGDLERLRSAGVKGVFTPGTTLESIIDWVKTNIVARA from the coding sequence ATGTCCACCGAGACGCGCAAGGTCCGCATCCTCGTCGCGAAGCCTGGGCTCGACGGCCACGATCGCGGCGCGAAGGTCGTCGCCCGCGCGCTGCGCGACGCCGGCTTCGAGGTGATCTACACCGGCCTCCACCAGACGCCGGAGATGATCGCGAACGCGGCGGTGCAGGAGGACGTCGACGGCGTCGGCCTCTCGATCATGAGCGGCGCGCACAACACGCTGTTCCCCGCCGTCATCGAGGCGCTGAAGGCGAAGGGCGCGGAAGACGTCGTCGTCTTCGGCGGCGGCATCATCCCCGAGGGTGACCTCGAGCGGCTCCGCTCCGCAGGGGTGAAGGGCGTGTTCACGCCCGGCACCACCCTCGAGTCGATCATCGACTGGGTGAAGACGAACATCGTCGCGCGCGCGTAA
- a CDS encoding CapA family protein: MQNDLAPAAAVVAVAPVVAAVVAPVEPVAPPAPSPLRVLVGGDLIPHRPSLATAEAIGGALAPLAPLFGEADGVIANYEAATGDLEKKAFRLAYAAPPSWLGALPGVGIRAVSVANNHACDLSYEGVEATLAASAGAGLVTLGGDMKGDPWAPRVVAEGGGKKVCAIAWTTLVNAEGGCARSVRLAVAPESAAGRARFVTALTQARAACDATIAIVHGGAEYKPQTPSVLALARRAADAGADAVVLHHPHVASPVLVHHARDGRDVPIFASVGNLVSNQGESWKPSMFPVLRENRRLVCVNGWTRLGVIADLTFDLSGAAPRLDWGFHLTWTENSHADDRKSVPTIATRLVDPAADAAILEQLAQDDEGPVALFSDPCWRERGGEPAPRCGTSLARSNPDLTARARRTIRRR; encoded by the coding sequence GTGCAGAACGACCTCGCGCCGGCGGCGGCGGTCGTTGCGGTCGCGCCGGTCGTCGCGGCGGTCGTCGCGCCGGTCGAGCCGGTCGCGCCGCCCGCGCCGTCGCCGCTGCGGGTGCTCGTCGGCGGGGATTTGATCCCGCATCGGCCGAGCCTCGCGACGGCCGAGGCGATCGGGGGCGCGCTCGCGCCGCTCGCGCCGTTGTTCGGGGAAGCGGACGGCGTGATCGCGAACTACGAGGCCGCGACGGGGGACCTCGAGAAGAAGGCGTTTCGCCTCGCGTACGCCGCCCCGCCTTCGTGGCTCGGGGCGCTGCCGGGGGTCGGGATCCGCGCGGTCTCCGTCGCCAACAACCACGCGTGCGACCTGAGCTACGAAGGGGTCGAGGCCACGCTCGCCGCGAGCGCCGGGGCCGGGCTCGTCACGCTCGGCGGCGACATGAAGGGCGATCCGTGGGCGCCGCGCGTCGTCGCGGAGGGCGGCGGCAAGAAGGTGTGCGCGATCGCGTGGACGACGCTCGTGAACGCGGAGGGCGGGTGCGCGCGGAGCGTGCGGCTCGCGGTGGCGCCCGAGAGCGCGGCGGGGAGGGCGCGCTTCGTGACGGCGCTCACGCAGGCGCGCGCGGCGTGCGACGCGACGATCGCGATCGTCCACGGCGGCGCGGAGTACAAGCCGCAGACCCCGAGCGTCCTCGCGCTCGCGCGGCGGGCGGCCGACGCCGGCGCGGACGCGGTCGTGCTCCATCACCCGCACGTCGCCTCGCCCGTGCTCGTGCATCATGCACGCGACGGACGCGACGTGCCGATCTTCGCGTCGGTCGGGAACCTCGTCTCGAACCAGGGCGAGTCGTGGAAGCCGTCGATGTTCCCCGTGCTGCGCGAGAACCGGCGCCTCGTCTGCGTGAACGGGTGGACGCGGCTCGGCGTCATCGCGGACCTGACGTTCGACCTCTCCGGCGCGGCGCCGCGGCTCGATTGGGGCTTCCACCTCACCTGGACCGAGAACTCGCACGCCGACGACAGGAAGAGCGTGCCGACGATCGCAACGCGGCTCGTCGACCCCGCCGCCGACGCCGCGATCCTCGAGCAGCTCGCGCAGGACGACGAGGGGCCGGTCGCGCTCTTCTCCGATCCGTGCTGGCGCGAGCGCGGAGGTGAGCCGGCGCCGCGCTGCGGGACGAGCCTCGCGCGGAGCAACCCCGATTTGACAGCACGGGCGCGGCGGACGATAAGACGCCGGTAA